The window CTTATCAACCCAGAATCAAGCACGGCAATCCCCTTACCCAGACCATCCTCGACCGCTATGCAGATTTTTTTCCTTTTACAAAAAAAATACACCATACTCTTTCTTTGCATGAAGGATACACGCCGTTGATTGAGCATAGTGAACTTGCAAGCGAACTTCGGATTCGCCGTATCTTATTCAAGAACGAAACACAAAATCCGACTTGGTCGTTTAAAGATCGTGGAACGGTTACGGGACTGGCACATGCAATCAGTTTAGGATATAAACGAATTGGAACGGTATCAACCGGAAACATGGCCGTATCAGTTGCAGCGTATGGTGCAAAAGTTGGACTCGAAACCATTATTTTAGTTAGTGCCTCGCTCCCGCTAGAAAAATTGTATCCGATTGCGATATATAATCCGACGCTTATTAAAGTTAAGGGAGACTATAGTCAGCTGTATTTCGCAAGTTTAGAACTCGGGAAAAAGAAAAGAATCTATTTCATCAATTCCGATGTTCCCTTTCGGGTTGAAGGGTCGAAAACAATTGCGTTCGAACTCTGCGAACAGCTGGAGTTTAAGGTTCCAGATTATGTCGTCGTTCCAACCAGTTCTGGCGGGAATTTCCGCGGGATTCTTAAAGGATTCGAAGAATTCAAACAAGCGGGATTCATTGATACAATTCCGATAATGGTCTGTGCGCAAGCTGCGGGTTGTTCTCCAATCTATAACGCTTTCAGTGCTGGGAAAGAAACCATATCTCGAATTAAAAACCCCGATACCCTATGCCATGCGATAGATAATCCATATCCACCCAGCGGCAATGCTGTACTCCGAAAATTGAAAGAGCATAACGGAATTGCGGTTGCGGTTTCGGATGAAGAAATTCTAAACGCGCAGAGAACAATGGCTCAATGTGGGATATTCGGTCAGCCGGATTCTGCAGTTCCATTGGCTGCAATCGAAAAAATGCACCGCGAGAAGAAACTGAAACCGTCGGATACGATTGTTGCTATTGTTACCGGTAGCGGGCTAAAATATTCCGCAGTATTGACTCACCATACGATGAATATTCAGTCCTGTAAACTCGATAACCTTGACCAATTTTTTTCTCGCTGCAGATACCCGCAGATGGCATAGATTCATCAAACAGCAAACTCCAGAGTCTGGCGTTTATTTACCATCTTAATACCATCAACAATAAATTAGATTACTGCTTTCGAAAACTGTTTTTGTTTGCTCTAACGCTTTTTGTGGAATATCGCGATTCTCGCTACTGTATTTTATCTTTTGCACTCTGCGAGCGGATATATCTGGAGTGGATACGGAATTGAACTGATCAATTCCGTTTCCACACCGCTTTCCCCACGAAAAAATGGGTTAAATCACACCACCATTACTGGTGGGTTAACTCTGTCAAGATTCATCTTGAGATAGCAAAACCCGAGGTGCAAAAAATTAGATCGTTATCACGATAGATTTTAGGGACAGCATAGGAACGGACGAAGCTAATTTCAATATTTTCTGTGTTCCATCTTGATTGCGAATCCGAATCTGTTGAATTCTAATCGGCTTCCCAAACGATTTAATCACTTGGAGTTTCGTTTTTCCTGTTTTGGGAACAAAATGTATCCACGCCCAAAACTGCGGGAAAAAAATCGGGAGTTTAAATTCTGCTGTCCCCTTTTTCGCATTTTCTTTCCATATTTTTGGACTGAGTTCGAGCGTCTGATTTGGAACATCAAGGGTCGCTCCGGTAAGGGCATTGAGAATATGCCAAGTTGCTGGGCAGGTCATATAACTAACCAGAAATCCTTGTTGTCCCTCCGGTGCATAATAGTTTAACGATTGATTCCATGGGCTATGATTCTGTTCCCAAGCGACCTTATATACCCGTCTGATAACATCAAGTCCGGCATCAACATATCCTTCGTAAATCGCTTCACAACCGAAATAAGGTTCATGCTGAATAATAAAACAATACCGAGTCGCACATCTCCCATCCGGAGTAACTTCCATCGGCGGCACTGGGTAGAATTTCTCAAGATGCATTTTGATGATATGTTTCAACCCGGTCTGGATATATGATTTCGGTAAGGTGTTTCCGAGTCCAGCGAGTTGGGTTAGCCAATCACCTGCAAACTGCGCAATAAACGAGTTCGGATTCTTCTCGCCGGTTATCGGATTATATTGTTTAATAAAATATTTTCCATTCCAGAGCAGGTTAATAACCTGCTTTTGAACTAAAGCAAATCGTTGCTCGTATCTTTTTTGTCGTGTTGTATCGTGCTGAATCCTTGCTATTTCGATTGCGGTTTTCAGCGCACCGAGATAACAGCTTGCTGTGTAAATAAACGCACCGGGAAACGGTTTTTCATAGTCATAGGTTGACCCGCCTTCCGGAATCGAATCTTCGTCTTTATCCGCTGATTCTAACCAATCGAGCGCGCGATAAATATGCGGTGTCATACGATTCAAGAACTTCGCATCTCCTGTCCAACGATATTCTTTGAACACCTGCATGATAAACGAACAGCTTAAATCCGGCCAGTCGGTTATCCCATAACCGACATTCGCATCCCCGATAATCTCATGGATATTCCCATCGAAGTGGGGTATTCGGCCATCTGGTTGCTGGCATTGAGCGAACAGTTCTAACTCGGATTTATTCTGTTCCGGATAAAACATCGCCATAACCGCATGGGCTGCCATTCGCTGATCCATTGTTCCAAGCGCACCGCCCATATCTACCGGACTCTCCAGTACTGCGAATCGTTTATCTTTCGTAAAAATAGTATTGGAAACCATCGGGAAAACCGTATTGATAAGCTTTAGTTTCAGCCAGTAAGGGAGACTAGATTCGAGAATGAGATTCTGCCATTCTTGCGTTTGCGCAAGAAACTTCTGCCGATGGGTATAAGCATATTTGGCTAATGATTTTATATTCGAAAAATAGTTCTGGTAATAATGTCCATTATCTCGGTTATCTCGTTTGGTTATGCAATGCGGCATATACCAGCAGAAAATGAAATCGATCGTTTTTGTTTCCTTTTTATGAAGCGTAACTTTGGTACTGAGCGTTCCTGCTGGACGACTAAAGCATAACTTGTCGCCATC is drawn from bacterium and contains these coding sequences:
- the thrC gene encoding threonine synthase produces the protein MKKSYLVCTSCKSTYSITRAAPRCDVCAEPLEVRIQYFKSYQPRIKHGNPLTQTILDRYADFFPFTKKIHHTLSLHEGYTPLIEHSELASELRIRRILFKNETQNPTWSFKDRGTVTGLAHAISLGYKRIGTVSTGNMAVSVAAYGAKVGLETIILVSASLPLEKLYPIAIYNPTLIKVKGDYSQLYFASLELGKKKRIYFINSDVPFRVEGSKTIAFELCEQLEFKVPDYVVVPTSSGGNFRGILKGFEEFKQAGFIDTIPIMVCAQAAGCSPIYNAFSAGKETISRIKNPDTLCHAIDNPYPPSGNAVLRKLKEHNGIAVAVSDEEILNAQRTMAQCGIFGQPDSAVPLAAIEKMHREKKLKPSDTIVAIVTGSGLKYSAVLTHHTMNIQSCKLDNLDQFFSRCRYPQMA
- a CDS encoding GH116 family glycosyl-hydrolase, yielding MMQQIKGVVIGDTNAYTIIEKIAGTEHQHLFQGERFGREFRYHLVDLPNGMYTVELGFAELFFDEPGKRIFDVIIQGKPMLENLDVFAVVGKYKALVKQVRTEVKNHTLDIEFKARVDNAKVNYLRLIKRNTYYDVDCAGTLKLITPNCARFNPRTGVIQNAENELRWQSGVPFGGIGTGKFELFTNGAIGNITFNHNWDRPIPYLCGSFFGLFTNDGKKKQAKLLRVKQPYNIVREYTNVETVKTIDYLGLFPRAELTVKDNSIPIKVVLHTYSFLIPSDAKNSSLPTVIFSFTLSNPTSHKIETSLLFSFENCLGRGGSKNEGEQWEDTSTNYQELFEYKTLTGLLFKTKQKYITNRQNVVGEYLLATEKNNDVRFSYCQAWDATSEVIPFWEEFAETGEIQRAEIGDGDKLCFSRPAGTLSTKVTLHKKETKTIDFIFCWYMPHCITKRDNRDNGHYYQNYFSNIKSLAKYAYTHRQKFLAQTQEWQNLILESSLPYWLKLKLINTVFPMVSNTIFTKDKRFAVLESPVDMGGALGTMDQRMAAHAVMAMFYPEQNKSELELFAQCQQPDGRIPHFDGNIHEIIGDANVGYGITDWPDLSCSFIMQVFKEYRWTGDAKFLNRMTPHIYRALDWLESADKDEDSIPEGGSTYDYEKPFPGAFIYTASCYLGALKTAIEIARIQHDTTRQKRYEQRFALVQKQVINLLWNGKYFIKQYNPITGEKNPNSFIAQFAGDWLTQLAGLGNTLPKSYIQTGLKHIIKMHLEKFYPVPPMEVTPDGRCATRYCFIIQHEPYFGCEAIYEGYVDAGLDVIRRVYKVAWEQNHSPWNQSLNYYAPEGQQGFLVSYMTCPATWHILNALTGATLDVPNQTLELSPKIWKENAKKGTAEFKLPIFFPQFWAWIHFVPKTGKTKLQVIKSFGKPIRIQQIRIRNQDGTQKILKLASSVPMLSLKSIVITI